A single genomic interval of Arachis duranensis cultivar V14167 chromosome 7, aradu.V14167.gnm2.J7QH, whole genome shotgun sequence harbors:
- the LOC107459201 gene encoding 2-oxoglutarate-dependent dioxygenase 19 → MLSVKKVAESCVSSSKLERIPSKYMYLKNKSDEDSSVILCDEEAQNITIPTIDFSHLISSNPTQRSKEIQQLGRACTDWGFFMLINHGVPETLREEVLRACKGFYDLPEEYKRQYEGGDIFAPIKCGTSFNANVEKTFLWRDYLKCHVHPHFHAPSNPQGFSETTEAYCKRSREVIGELLKGISISLGQEENYIHKVMNIESGFQMMVVNFYPRCPMPDQAMGLPPHSDHGLLTLLLQNELEGLQLLRNDMWIPIHPLPNSFIVNTGDHMEILTNGKYKSNIHRAIVNKNATRITIGTAHGPPLDAVVGPATELIGEDNPPAYRAIKYKDYMRLQQSKELDGKSCLGHVRISI, encoded by the exons atgTTGAGTGTTAAGAAGGTAGCTGAATCATGTGTTAGTAGTAGTAAATTGGAGCGTATTCCCTCAAAATATAtgtatttgaaaaataagagcGACGAGGACTCCTCCGTTATTTTGTGTGATGAAGAAGCTCAGAATATTACAATTCCAACAATTGATTTCTCCCACCTTATCTCTTCCAACCCCACTCAACGTTCCAAGGAAATCCAACAATTAGGCCGCGCCTGCACCGACTGGGGTTTCTTTATG cTAATCAATCATGGGGTACCGGAGACACTGAGAGAGGAAGTGCTTAGGGCATGCAAGGGGTTTTATGATTTGCCTGAGGAATATAAAAGGCAATATGAAGGAGGGGATATATTTGCTCCAATAAAGTGTGGGACAAGCTTCAATGCCAATGTGGAGAAGACCTTTTTGTGGAGGGATTATCTCAAATGCCATGTTCACCCTCATTTTCATGCTCCATCTAATCCCCAAGGTTTTAG CGAAACTACAGAAGCATACTGCAAAAGGAGTAGGGAAGTGATTGGAGAGTTGCTAAAAGGAATATCAATAAGCTTGGGACAAGAAGAAAACTACATACATAAAGTGATGAATATTGAATCAGGATTCCAAATGATGGTTGTTAACTTTTACCCACGTTGTCCTATGCCTGACCAAGCAATGGGTCTCCCTCCACACTCAGATCATGGCCTTCTAACCCTGTTGCTGCAAAATGAGCTTGAAGGCCTTCAACTTCTCCGTAATGACATGTGGATCCCTATCCACCCTTTACCCAACTCTTTTATTGTTAACACTGGGGATCACATGGAG ATATTGACTAATGGAAAATATAAAAGCAATATACATCGCGCCATTGTGAACAAGAACGCCACCAGGATTACTATTGGTACGGCGCATGGGCCGCCGCTCGATGCCGTCGTTGGCCCTGCCACTGAGCTGATCGGGGAGGACAATCCCCCTGCTTATCGTGCCATCAAATATAAAGATTACATGCGTCTTCAACAGAGCAAAGAACTCGACGGAAAGAGTTGCTTGGGTCATGTTCGCATTTCAATATAG